Genomic DNA from Solanum dulcamara chromosome 4, daSolDulc1.2, whole genome shotgun sequence:
ATGCACACTGATAATCCAACTTATTAATAACAtgtttggattgatttatttttaagcagttgataagttgaaaactatttataaattaaaaaaaaagtaggtgcattttaactttttttttgacttataagttgttttcaacttataaactgcttaaaataagttcatctaaataaactcaactatttattagggcttattttaagcacaaaataattttaagttggtcagctaaacactcaaaaaaaactgaaagtagcttataagtcaattcaaatggCCTCTAAATATAATGAGGGAAGACAAATATAAAATtagataaaaatgaataaattatttgattcgATCCATATTTGACATGAATAAAATGGGTAAACTCAATGAATATCTATATCATCCATAttgtaaagaaataaataattcaGATTACAAGTTCTTTTTTCAATTCTTTCTATCTTTCtagagtgtgtttggtatgaaggaaaatatttttgtaaaaatgaGTGGTCTTGACTCGAAATCGGCAAATCAAACTTCGAGTCTCAGATCAAGATCGGAAATTGGGTTAAGATTGGGTTGGGTTGGGCTCAGATCCAAGGTCTGAACCGTTTCGAGTGGTGAAGtttaaggaaagttttgaaaaatattttataacccTTATAAATAACCACGAAAAAAAAGGAAGTACTAtctccattttattttacttgactcttatattaatttttttgttactTGTTCATTTTAACAATTATCAagataaattcataattttattatgATATTACCTTGTATTTAAATAGctatataaagtaataattacgTTCAAATTTTCATTATGCTTAATTTagctaaaataaattaaaatgaaactTGAGGGAGTAGGATATAACAATATGATAATTTAAAATCTTCGAGGAGAGCAAACTCTATTTTCTCTAACACATCTTCACAAATAGGCAATCTTTTATATATTTGTGATCTTCATTTGCTTCAAACTTTGCACATTAGTTCCCTTTAGATATATTTAATTGTTATCTTATTAGCTTCCAACAAATATGGTATGTTCTCTATTCAACAGCTGAACTTTATAATGGTAAATCAACTCATATTCAAACACTTAATTTAACgatgtatataaattttatcacGTTTAATAGcaaagtttttttctttttattccaCATAAGTCTCCGTCTCAACAGGTCCGTGCTGACATGAAGCAACATCAGCAAATCCATTAATTATGTGCCAAAGTGACACGTAAAGAGACATTAACGCCTAAGGGCGTGTGCACATGGAATATTATTACACGTAACAATTCCATTTCATGTTAATTTTTCTTCAtcaattcatgaaaacataTATAAACTCTCACTTTACTATAAATTTTGAAggtgaaatttaaaaatttgaggTCTGGAATTTTGTTTAgatttgtatattattttaatttttttaaaaaaaattgtgaatgaaaatctcaaaaactgGTCTAAGCCGGTTCTTGAGAACTTGAAAaaagattgattttttttaaaaaaaaatctacttcTTAAATTATGACTAATAAGCTTtcgttttgttttctttctttcgtAATGAATAGAAAGCTAAATTCCTTTTATGTGATACAAAAACATGTGCTCTCATATCTAAAAACATAAAATCTTAcgctatttttatttttcttttgttctaaAGAGATTCAAGAAATAAATTTCTCACTCTTTAGTCTTTACTCCACAGTCCTTACTATTTACTAATTAAAAGCAAAAAACACCACAAACCAAAAAGGGATTGATTGGAATTTCGACCTAATAGTTATAACTAATGAAGTGAAAATTACCTGATTGCATATGAAAATTAGTTAAAGACAGTTAGAGAATAAAACAAACTGATTAGACTAGCTGTTAGTTAGTTACAGAACTAACAGTGCATATATAGCACTGTTTcattataattaattagaaaattgAGATTTTCAGAAATAagatcttcttcttccttctcttTATTTCATCTGTAAATAACCATTAATGGTGAGCTTGATCAATTACTCATAAttcaacatggtatcagagcaaaatACCCGCAATTGTGAGGTCTGTTAGAGCTGAATTGTGCGGTTTCAAGCTTAGCTAAGATCCAACAATGGCGGCTACTAAGCTCGATCACAATCATACTTTATTCCTGCACCCTTTCGACACCACCGATGCTCCCATTATTCCGATGCAGCTAACAAAATCCAATAATTACTCAATCTGGAGTAGAACTATGCGCATTCAACTACTTGAAAGAACAAGCTAAGAATTGTCGATGGCAGCTGGAAAAAGGAGGATTTCAGAGTCGAATTAAAGCATCAATAGGATCGATGCAACTCAATTGTTCAAGGATAGATCATGAGCTCAGTCACTCAGTATTTACACACACGTATCGTGTATGCAACTAGTGTAAGAGCAGTTTGAAAAGATCTCAGAAAGTGTTTTCACAAGGCAAACGTTTTACGAATCTATCAATTACATAAAACTATAGCTACTACAGTGCAAGGAAATGATAGCATTCCTAGTTATTTTTCTAAGCTACAGAATCTATGAGATGAATTTGCTAGTATTGTGCCTCCGCCTTGTCATTGCCCTACCTCAAAGGAATTTACCCTGCATATGGAGAgataaaaattgatgaaattttttatGGGCTTGAACGAGAATTATGATGAATCAAGGAGTCAAATTCTAATGGTTAAGCCCACTCCTACTATTAACAAGGCATGTGCTATGCTTGTTGAGAGGGAGAGCCAGAGATCTATGGGTTCTTCCTCAATGAATGGTGAAGGTACAGATTTGGCTGCTCTCATGGCAAGAAAGGGAATGAACTATAGATCCATGACTAGAGACAATAATACTGCAGATTATAGTGCAAATGTAGCAGGGAAAGGAGTGCCTTATCGTTACAATAACAAAGGCACATAACACTATcataaaggaaagaaaaattggGATAAGAAGTGTGATTACTGCAAGTTACAGGGCAATATAGTAGATAATTGTTACAGACTCCATGGTTATCCAGCTGATTGAAAATTCAAGAAGAAGGGAGCTGATAACAGTGCCTATAATGTTCAAGCTGATAATGCATCTCTACCAATGCATCTAGATCCAAAGGACAAAAACATGAATCACTTAATTCCCAGAGATCTGCCAAGAGCACCTCAGGTGACTGGTGATCAACATGGCCAAATTCTATAAATGTTTGATGGAGGTATTATGGCCAATATGGCAAGTATAACTCACACTTCCATTTCCAAAATAGAGGATCTAAAGTGGATAATTGACAGTGGTGCAACTAACCACATGCCATTTAACTTAGATGTATTACATGATGTGAAAGATGTTAAGACTGATCAAAATAGGAAGGTACATTTACCAAATGGAGATGTGACATTTGTAACTCATACCGGTCGTTATAAAATCATAGACTCAGGAGTACTACATGATGTGCTATTTGTGACAGAGTTTCATTACAATCTTTTATCTGTATCAAAGGTAACTAGAGAACTTAACACTTTTGTATCCTTTTATCCTGAATTTTGTCTATTCCAAGACTTTTTCAATGGAAGACTGAAGGGGATTGGTAAGAAGGATGATGGTCTTTACCTGTTGGTTCAAAAGAGTTCCTCTAAATCTGAAATTAGAGATACTAGCAATGTTCAAAGCTTTACTGCGTATGATGACAAGAAGGACATCATGCTATGGCATAAAAGACTGGCACATGCCTCAGTAGGATCACTAAAGAACATGCGTGACTATTTTTTTGACGATTGTAgatcaattttaaacaattgtGACATATGTCCCATAGCTAGACATACCAAATTTTCTTTCCCTAGCAGTGATAATAGAAGTAATGAAATGTTTACTTTGTTGCATTTGGATGTATGGGCCTTATCATACAAAAACATTTGatgaaaatagatttttttttacaattgtTGATGATTTTTTCAGAATTGTATGGACTTTCTTGTTGAAACTTAAGAGTTATGTGTTGTTAACTCTCCAACAGTTCTTTAGAATGGAGCTTACTGAGTTCAAAGCCGCAGTTAAAGGTGTCAGGACTGACAATGATGGAGAATTTATTAGTAGTCATATACATGATTTGTTTAAAGATTTGGGGATCATTCACTATAGAACTTGTGCTCATACCCTTCAGCAAAATGGAGTCGCCGAAAGGAAACACGGATAATTACTTGAAGTTGCTCGAGCTCTCAGATTTCAAGGCCATATTCTACTCAAGTTCTGGGGCATTATGTTCTCACAACTGCTTACATTATTAACAGGAATCCTTCTATTTCTCTAAAGGGTAAGTCACCTTATGaagtcttttttaaaaataaaccaTGTATTAATCATCTAAGGTCCATTGGTTGCTTGTGTTTTGCAAGTACATTGCCTAAAACTAATAAGTTTAACCCCAGCGCAGTCAGATCACTCTTTATGGGCTACACCAGTATTACCAAAGGCTACATTTATTTTGATCTTCAAAATCAAAAATGTTTTGTTAATCGAGATGTGGTCTTCCAAGAAGACGAGTTCCCTTTTCAAAATATCTCTACACCCGTTGATCCTCcttctcatattttttattttccaccTGGCTCATATGATAGTGATGCCATTTCTGTTAATAATCCTTAATCCATTCCCTCTTCACCTCTTCATCCTAATCCTATTCCACCACCAATTACTCTAGCTCATCTTGATCCTTCTTCTCGAATTCAATCTATTCTACCACTAATTTCTGATCTTCAACCTGCTCCTCCTCAGCCAATTAGGAGATTTACACAACTTATTAAACCACTCTTTTGGTTGTCAGAGTTTGTTTCTAATCCTTCTACTAGTAATGTCCTATATCCTCTAACAACTACACTTTCTTGTGATCATTTATCTCCTCGTTATCAGAAATACTTGCAGGCTTTCTCTATTGCTCATGAGACCACCTCTTAGCAAGAGGCTATCTTAGATTTTACATGGTTGGAGTCTATGCAATCTGAGTTACAAGCTCTCCAAGATAATCACATGTGGGATTTGGTACCTCTTTCCAAAAGAAAAGTCCCTATTGATTGTAAGTGGGTctacaaagttaagttgaaggCTAATGGTGAGGTTGAGATGTTCCAAAGGTTATACTCAGAGAGAGGGTCTTGATTTTCATGAAACTTTCTTTCTAGTTGTCAAAATTGCTACTATCACGACTGTTCTTTCTTTAGCTGCTCAATATAATTGGTCTATTCATCAGCTGAATGTTTACAATGCATTTTTACAAGGATGAAGTATATATGCAGTTACCTGAGGGCTTTACCAGTTAGGGGAGTTTGGACTAGTATGCAGATTGGTTAAATCCCTCTATGGTATTGGCATCTGGCTTTatcaagagtagtttagatcATTCATTGTTCATTAAAAGGGTAGGGTCAGACATGGTGATGATCCTTGTTTATGTAGATGATATGTTAGTCACAAGAAGCAGCTTGACCTTCATAGAGCACACAAAAAACTCTCTTCTTAAAGCCTTCAAAATCAAAGATCTTGgtgacttgatttttttttggcatgGAGTTTAGTAGATCTGCAAGGGAATTCAAATGAACCAAAGAAAGTattctttgaaaattatttcaGATTTAGGCTTAGGAAGTGCTAAATCAGCTTGGACACCATTTGAAACCAATGTAAATTTGACAACTCAGGAGTTGGATTGTCTTAGAGGAGATTCAGAAGAAGAACCATTTGAGAATAGAGAACAATATCAAAGATTAATAGGAAAAATATTGTATCTAACTTTGGCAAGACCAGATATTGCCTACTCAATTCAAACACTCAGTCAATTTCCAACAGCCTAAAAGGTCAAACTGAAAAGCAGCAATAAGGGTGATGagatacattaaaaaaaagTCTAGGACTTGGAATAATATTGAGCAGCAAAAAATCAAACAAGCTAAGTGTGTACTCTGACACAGATTAGGCAGCATGTCCCAATATAAGAAGATCAGTCTCAGGTTTCTTGGTTAGACATGATGAGATATTACTGTCATAGAAATCCAAGAAACAAAATGTAGTCTCCAGAAGTTTAGCTGAAGTTGAGTATAAGAGCATGGCCAATGTAGTCTCAGAGTTAGTATGGAATACTGCATTGTTGAAGGAGTTGGAAAATGAAGTCGAACAACTAACTGTGGTTTATAGTGACAGCAGAGTAGCTTTACAAATAGCAGCCAATTTGGTATTTCATGAGagaacaaaacatataaaaatcgATTCCACTTTATTAGACAAAAGATACAAAAAGGGATGATGAGAACAGAACACGTAAACTCCAACGATCAACTTGCATATATATTGACAAAGGGACTGCCAAGATCACAACATGAGTTTTTAGTAGGCAAGCTTGGTGTGTTGAATGTATTTGCACCCaccagcttgagggggagtaaTGAAATGGAAATTACCTGATTGTATATGAAAATTAGTTAAAGGCAGTTagagaataaaataaattgattagACTAGTTGTTAGTTAGTTACTGAACTAACAATGCATATATAACACTGTTCCATTGTAATCAGTTAGAAAATTGAGATTCTCAGAAATAAGATCTTCTTCTACCTTCTCTCCATTTCATCTGTGATTAACCATTAATGGTGAGCCTGATCAATTACTCATAATTCAACAGTAACCTCTTTGTAAATTAATTAGTGTCAAAATTCGACTTCTTCTTTCATACAAGTATTATTAATACAAAATACTTGACAACTCTATTTCTATCAAAATTTGAACTAATAGGAAGAAGCCATCTATCTTAAATCTCATAATTTTCAATCCATTGCACCATGATTGCTTAGTTGCAACATTTGAATTCCACCACCTTGttcaattttcttcttcttttccccctattaaattaattattacattGATAAACTCAAATTAAATTTtacaatcaaataaaatatttagagttaaattttcaaaatttaattaaaaaattatgaccAAACACACCAGCAAAATTCATTttccttctttatttcttcagATGAGATTATAAACCTATCGTCGAGAGCTGGGACAAGTCATTGATGATTGAAATAGGCCCAAGTCCAAATTTTTCGCCGAGTAACAATCATCTGGTCCCAACGTTACCATAGAACTATTACTAGcatttattaaattaaacaCCTTATCTTTTTTACATTAAATCAATTCACATATTGCACaaaaaaatgtcacataaaGCATTGTGCATAGAAAAGATTCTAAACAAATTTATTTGTACTCACTCAATGGTATGAATTTTTCATCTTCTAACTGACATTGCCATTCCTTACATCCcccatttctttttcttttcctttacaaaattcatttttgttgttttctGAGCACTGAAAAAACCCTACATAGTCAAAACCTCATTCAcatttctcatttttctttaaTCACTATCACCTGCAACAGAAGCAGTAAGAAAAAGCCCTACATCAACCCCACTCCATTGTCCTCTTCCTCCTACCTATCACTctgtgtttctttttttttttgggtataaCATTACTTGTATTCAACAGCTAAAGGGATTAGCAAATACTCACATGGATCTTTCACCTTCTTCTCATTCACATTTCATTCTCAGTTTCTCTTTTGCTTTCCTCATTCTATGCAGaggtaaaaattttaaaaaaaacattcttATGCCATATTAATaccatttttttgtaatttagaCTATATAGAAATGTAACATTgcaattatatttttctttttttcaggTGTTTTAGGGGCTACGTTTACATTTGTGAACAAATGTGAGTACACAGTATGGCCAGGGATTCTAGCTAATGCAGGTAGTCCAACTCTACAAAGCACTGGATTTGAACTTCCCCAAGACTCTTCACGTATATTCACTGCACCTACTGGTTGGTCCGGTAGGTTTTGGGGTCGAACTGGTTGCTCGTTTGACGGATCCGGGTCAGGTTCTTGCGGAACAGGGGATTGCGGCTCCGGTGAGGTTGAATGCAACGGTGCCGGAGCTGCTCCGCCAGCTACTCTTGCGGAGTTCACGCTCGGAACTGGTGGGCAGGATTTCTATGACGTGAGTTTGGTGGATGGGTACAATTTACCCATGTTGGTAGAAGCGTCGGGTGGGTCGGGTATGTGTGCGACGACGGGTTGCGTGACGGATCTGAACCAAATCTGCCCGTCGGAGCTGAGGAGTGGCAGTGGTGAGGCGTGTAGAAGCGCGTGTGAGGCGTTCAACAAGGCGGAATATTGCTGCAGCGGCGCGTATAATACACCGGCAACTTGTAAACCGTCGATGTACTCTCAAATGTTCAAAACTGCTTGTCCAAGATCATACAGCTACGCTTATGATGATCCTACCAGCACTTTCACTTGCAGTGGTGCAGATTATACCATCACATTTTGCCCTTCTACCCCAAGGTAAAAAGAACTACTACCTCCGTCCTATTTTGTATGACACTGAGAAAGCTCAACTTAAAGTATAACGGTGGATTATTTTGAACCAAAGTCCAAATTTGGCTAACTATGAATGAATTCACACAGTTCAAGTTTGCAACATTTGGCTATATAAATGTCACTAAAGTATAATAGAAGTTAAAGTTTAGATATTTTGTTCAATAAACAGTTAATCTTGCGCGAGTGGTGTTAGTAGTTAAATTCCATGTTTGATACTCCATTAATGGTTAACACATGCAATGTTTTTGGTCACGGGGGTATCTGACAAAAATGTTGCAGTGAGTGAATGATTGTATTTGACTATTTTGTAGAAGTTGTAAACAATTACTTCATTGATTTTGACATTTAGCTAATGTGCAGTCAAAAATCTACAAAAGATACAACACCTACGACAGCAACACCCAATGGTGATGGGTCTTATGGTGGTACCGGTACAGGAGCTGTGGACCCTTCAACAGGAGGAACCGGGTCTAATTCGGGTCAAACAGTAGGTGGATCAGGCTCCGGGTTTGAGTATGGGGCAGGAATAGGATACGGGTCAGGGTCAGAATATGGGACAGGAACCGAAACTCAACCCGGATCCGGGTCACAAGCTATGCTAGCAGATGGGTCATATTTAGCTGGATTAGCAATGGGAGAATCCACAAAAGCTTTTTCACCAACAGCTTTGAATTTAGCAGGCAGTGCTTTGGCTGCAACTTTGGTTTCATTAATTTTCTTGTAGCTGTAATGgggagtgtttttttttttttggccttTTGTCTAGTAAAGCTGGTAGATTCCTCCAGATTGTAAGCCACCACTTTCTATAAATTAATGTTATTTTTAGCTATgaatctttctttttctcttgttgttgttgtacctGGCCatatcttttcttttataaCGTGTAAATTGTAATGCAAT
This window encodes:
- the LOC129885336 gene encoding thaumatin-like protein 1 isoform X2 encodes the protein MDLSPSSHSHFILSFSFAFLILCRGVLGATFTFVNKCEYTVWPGILANAGSPTLQSTGFELPQDSSRIFTAPTGWSGRFWGRTGCSFDGSGSGSCGTGDCGSGEVECNGAGAAPPATLAEFTLGTGGQDFYDVSLVDGYNLPMLVEASGGSGMCATTGCVTDLNQICPSELRSGSGEACRSACEAFNKAEYCCSGAYNTPATCKPSMYSQMFKTACPRSYSYAYDDPTSTFTCSGADYTITFCPSTPR
- the LOC129885336 gene encoding thaumatin-like protein 1 isoform X1; translated protein: MDLSPSSHSHFILSFSFAFLILCRGVLGATFTFVNKCEYTVWPGILANAGSPTLQSTGFELPQDSSRIFTAPTGWSGRFWGRTGCSFDGSGSGSCGTGDCGSGEVECNGAGAAPPATLAEFTLGTGGQDFYDVSLVDGYNLPMLVEASGGSGMCATTGCVTDLNQICPSELRSGSGEACRSACEAFNKAEYCCSGAYNTPATCKPSMYSQMFKTACPRSYSYAYDDPTSTFTCSGADYTITFCPSTPSQKSTKDTTPTTATPNGDGSYGGTGTGAVDPSTGGTGSNSGQTVGGSGSGFEYGAGIGYGSGSEYGTGTETQPGSGSQAMLADGSYLAGLAMGESTKAFSPTALNLAGSALAATLVSLIFL